Proteins from a genomic interval of Streptomyces fodineus:
- a CDS encoding glycerate kinase gives MLIAADKFKGSLTAVQVAERVTAGLRRVVPDLTVEALPVADGGDGTVDAAVAAGFERREVRVAGPLGQEVTAAFALRGETAVVEMAEASGLQRLPAGVFAPLTASTYGSGELLRAALDAGARTIVFGVGGSATTDGGAGMLAALGARFLDEDGEPVTPGGGGLADVARTDLSGLDPRLSSVELVLASDVDNPLTGPKGAPAVYGPQKGASPDDVDTLDAALAHFAKVLQDEVGPRAAEYAASPGAGAAGGIGYGALLLGARFRPGIEVMLDVLGFAPALERATLVITGEGSLDEQTLHGKAPAGVAAAARARGKDVIAVCGRLALPAEALERAGIRQAYPLTSVEPDVARCIAEAGPILQDVAERIARDRLL, from the coding sequence GTGCTCATCGCCGCGGACAAGTTCAAGGGCTCGCTGACGGCTGTGCAGGTCGCCGAGCGGGTGACGGCCGGGCTGCGCCGGGTCGTGCCGGATCTGACGGTCGAGGCGCTGCCCGTGGCCGACGGCGGCGACGGGACCGTGGACGCGGCGGTCGCGGCCGGTTTCGAGCGGCGGGAGGTACGGGTCGCCGGGCCGCTGGGCCAGGAGGTGACGGCCGCGTTCGCGCTGCGCGGCGAGACCGCGGTCGTGGAGATGGCCGAGGCCAGCGGCCTCCAGCGGCTGCCCGCGGGCGTCTTCGCGCCGCTCACTGCCTCCACGTACGGCTCCGGAGAGCTGCTGCGGGCGGCGCTGGACGCGGGCGCGCGGACGATCGTGTTCGGCGTCGGCGGCAGCGCCACGACGGACGGCGGCGCGGGCATGCTGGCGGCGCTGGGGGCGCGGTTCCTGGACGAGGACGGGGAGCCGGTGACGCCGGGCGGCGGCGGGCTGGCGGATGTCGCGCGGACCGACCTGTCCGGGCTGGACCCGCGGCTGTCCTCGGTGGAGCTGGTGCTGGCCAGCGATGTGGACAATCCGCTGACCGGGCCGAAGGGCGCGCCGGCGGTGTACGGCCCGCAGAAGGGCGCCTCGCCGGACGACGTGGACACCCTGGACGCGGCGCTGGCCCACTTCGCCAAGGTGCTTCAGGACGAGGTGGGGCCGCGGGCGGCGGAGTACGCGGCGTCTCCGGGTGCGGGTGCGGCGGGCGGCATCGGTTACGGCGCCCTGCTGCTGGGCGCCCGCTTCCGCCCCGGCATCGAGGTCATGCTGGACGTCCTCGGCTTCGCGCCCGCGCTGGAGCGGGCCACGCTGGTGATCACCGGTGAGGGGTCGCTGGACGAGCAGACGCTGCACGGGAAGGCGCCGGCGGGGGTCGCCGCGGCGGCCCGGGCCCGGGGCAAGGACGTGATCGCGGTGTGCGGACGGCTCGCCCTGCCCGCGGAGGCGCTGGAGCGGGCCGGGATCCGGCAGGCGTACCCGCTCACCTCGGTCGAGCCGGACGTGGCGCGCTGCATCGCCGAGGCCGGGCCGATCCTTCAGGACGTGGCGGAGCGGATCGCGCGGGACCGGCTGCTGTGA
- a CDS encoding ADP-ribosylglycohydrolase family protein encodes MTSQRPGSADLADRIHGGWLGRIAGNMLGKPVEQGEVWTRERIDRYLRKAEALPLTDYLPEPADPDETAVLRPEWRDCVRGRIHGSVRDDDVDYAILGLHLLETYGFGFSTEQVGELWLLRLPYLQTFTAERAAYRNLAGGLKPPLTATYDNPYQEWIGALIRADVHGWTRPGDPAGAAGLARRDAVLSHTGNGVYGAMWAAALIAAAFTAPTVRDALDTALGVIPASSRLARTVRRAMTLHETRLPWEETLATLAAETAGLGWIHTVPNAAVLTAGLLYGDGDFTRTIALTVRGGLDTDSNGATAGSVAGVLTGAAAIPAQWTEPLQDTVRSAVFGFDGVRISALAERTLRLATAGP; translated from the coding sequence ATGACCAGCCAGCGTCCCGGATCCGCCGACCTCGCCGACCGCATCCACGGCGGCTGGCTCGGCCGGATCGCGGGCAACATGCTCGGCAAGCCCGTCGAGCAGGGCGAGGTGTGGACGCGTGAGCGCATCGACCGCTATCTGCGCAAGGCCGAGGCGCTGCCCCTCACCGACTACCTGCCCGAGCCCGCCGACCCGGACGAGACGGCCGTACTGCGCCCGGAGTGGCGGGACTGCGTGCGCGGCCGGATCCACGGCAGCGTGCGCGACGACGACGTCGACTACGCGATCCTCGGCCTGCACCTGCTGGAGACGTACGGCTTCGGCTTCAGCACCGAGCAGGTCGGCGAGCTGTGGCTGCTGCGGCTGCCGTACCTGCAGACCTTCACCGCGGAACGGGCGGCGTACCGCAACCTCGCGGGCGGGCTGAAGCCGCCGCTGACGGCGACGTACGACAACCCGTACCAGGAGTGGATCGGCGCCCTCATCCGCGCCGACGTCCACGGCTGGACCCGCCCCGGCGACCCGGCCGGCGCCGCCGGTCTGGCCCGCCGGGACGCGGTGCTGTCGCACACCGGCAACGGCGTGTACGGCGCCATGTGGGCGGCGGCGCTGATCGCGGCGGCCTTCACCGCCCCCACCGTGCGGGACGCACTCGACACGGCGCTCGGCGTGATCCCGGCGAGCAGCCGGCTCGCCCGTACCGTGCGGCGGGCCATGACCCTGCACGAGACGCGGCTGCCCTGGGAGGAGACCCTGGCCACGCTGGCCGCGGAGACCGCCGGGCTCGGCTGGATCCACACCGTCCCGAACGCCGCCGTCCTCACCGCCGGACTGCTGTACGGCGACGGCGACTTCACCCGGACCATCGCGCTGACCGTGCGCGGCGGCCTGGACACCGACTCCAACGGGGCGACGGCGGGCTCGGTGGCCGGGGTCCTCACCGGCGCGGCCGCGATCCCGGCCCAGTGGACGGAGCCGCTGCAGGACACGGTACGGAGCGCGGTGTTCGGCTTCGACGGTGTACGGATCAGTGCGCTGGCCGAACGCACCCTGCGCCTGGCGACGGCGGGGCCGTAG
- a CDS encoding NUDIX domain-containing protein, translated as MTTTPDFAAYIASLPRVLAGAGALFRDAEGRVLLVEPNYREGWALPGGTIESDDGETPRQGARRETLEEIGLDRELGRLLAVDWVHGGAGRPPLVAYLYDGGVLAEADLKAIRLQEEELLSWRLVPREEITDHLFGALGRRVLTALDVLADGSGTAELENGHRVA; from the coding sequence ATGACCACGACTCCTGACTTCGCCGCGTACATCGCGAGCCTGCCCCGTGTCCTCGCCGGTGCCGGCGCGCTCTTCCGGGACGCCGAGGGCCGCGTACTGCTGGTCGAGCCCAACTACCGCGAGGGCTGGGCGCTTCCGGGCGGCACGATCGAGTCGGACGACGGGGAGACCCCGCGCCAGGGCGCCCGCCGGGAGACGCTGGAGGAGATCGGCCTCGACCGGGAACTCGGCCGGCTGCTGGCCGTGGACTGGGTGCACGGGGGCGCCGGCCGCCCGCCGCTGGTGGCCTACTTGTACGACGGCGGTGTCCTGGCGGAGGCCGACCTGAAGGCGATCCGGCTGCAGGAGGAGGAACTGCTGTCCTGGCGCCTGGTCCCGCGCGAGGAGATCACCGACCACCTCTTCGGCGCCCTCGGCCGCCGCGTCCTGACCGCCCTGGACGTCCTCGCGGACGGCTCCGGCACGGCGGAACTGGAGAACGGCCACCGGGTGGCATGA
- a CDS encoding VOC family protein → MSSIKQFQVTFDCAEPARLAGFWCEVLGYVVPPVPKGFATWEDYHRSLPPEEQVTYFACSDPSGVGPRLLFQRVPEGKIVKNRVHLDVRAGTGLVGEERLATLEAECARLVALGAVHVQTLLADDDNESCIVMQDIEGNEFCLD, encoded by the coding sequence ATGTCATCGATCAAGCAGTTCCAAGTCACCTTCGACTGCGCAGAGCCTGCGCGCCTCGCCGGCTTCTGGTGCGAGGTGTTGGGGTACGTCGTACCGCCGGTCCCGAAGGGGTTTGCCACGTGGGAGGACTACCATCGCTCGCTGCCGCCTGAGGAGCAGGTCACCTACTTCGCATGCAGTGACCCCTCGGGCGTGGGCCCGCGCCTGCTCTTCCAGCGCGTTCCCGAGGGGAAGATCGTCAAGAATCGGGTGCATCTCGACGTCCGGGCCGGCACCGGACTCGTGGGTGAGGAGCGCCTCGCCACACTGGAGGCCGAATGCGCACGACTGGTCGCGCTCGGTGCGGTACACGTACAAACGCTGCTTGCCGATGACGACAACGAGTCGTGCATCGTGATGCAGGACATCGAAGGCAACGAGTTCTGTCTCGACTGA
- a CDS encoding SIR2 family NAD-dependent protein deacylase: protein MNKPLVAILSGAGISTDSGIPDYRGPNGLWRRDPEAEKLVTYEYYMADPEIRRRSWQMRRKNRTLQAEPNAAHRAVAELERSGVPVRVITQNVDGLHQLAGMPARKVLELHGTARSVVCTKCHARGPMEDTLARVEAGEDDPPCLECGGILKSATVMFGERLDPEVLGQAVAITKACQVFFAVGSSLQVQPAAGLAGLAADHGARLIIVNAEPTPYDDRAEEIVREPIGTALPGLLRRLSTEAGRRG, encoded by the coding sequence ATGAACAAGCCTCTCGTGGCCATACTCAGTGGCGCGGGGATCTCCACTGATTCCGGGATCCCCGACTATCGCGGGCCGAACGGGCTGTGGCGGCGGGATCCCGAGGCAGAAAAGCTCGTGACGTACGAGTACTACATGGCCGACCCGGAGATCCGCCGACGATCCTGGCAGATGCGGCGCAAGAACCGCACGCTCCAGGCCGAGCCGAACGCCGCGCACCGGGCCGTCGCCGAGCTGGAGCGGTCCGGGGTGCCCGTGCGGGTGATCACACAGAACGTGGACGGGCTGCACCAGCTCGCCGGGATGCCCGCCCGAAAGGTGCTGGAGTTGCATGGCACCGCCCGGAGCGTGGTGTGTACGAAGTGCCATGCGCGCGGGCCCATGGAGGACACACTCGCCCGAGTGGAGGCCGGTGAGGACGACCCGCCGTGCCTGGAGTGCGGCGGGATCCTCAAGTCGGCCACCGTGATGTTCGGCGAGCGACTCGACCCGGAGGTGCTGGGCCAGGCCGTCGCCATCACCAAGGCCTGCCAGGTGTTCTTCGCGGTCGGCAGCAGCCTCCAGGTCCAGCCGGCCGCCGGGCTCGCGGGCCTGGCCGCCGACCACGGGGCACGGCTGATCATCGTGAACGCCGAGCCGACGCCGTACGACGACCGGGCCGAAGAGATCGTGCGGGAGCCCATCGGCACTGCCCTGCCCGGACTCTTGCGGCGATTGAGCACCGAGGCAGGAAGACGAGGCTGA
- a CDS encoding methylated-DNA--[protein]-cysteine S-methyltransferase: MTSHTVIDSPYGPLTLVADADGALCGLYMAGQRHRPPEENFGAREDDLPCFTAAKEQLSAYFAGELKQFTLELALRGTPFQRGVWEQLTRIPYGETRTYGQLADALGNPQASRAVGLANGRNPVGIIVPCHRVIGSDGSLTGYGGGVDRKRRLLDFERGAALFS; encoded by the coding sequence GTGACGTCCCACACCGTGATCGACAGCCCGTACGGCCCGCTGACCCTGGTCGCCGACGCCGACGGCGCCCTGTGCGGCCTGTACATGGCCGGCCAGCGGCACCGCCCGCCCGAGGAGAACTTCGGCGCGCGCGAGGACGACCTGCCCTGCTTCACCGCCGCGAAGGAGCAGCTGTCGGCCTACTTCGCGGGCGAGCTGAAGCAGTTCACCCTCGAACTCGCCCTGCGAGGAACGCCGTTCCAGCGTGGCGTCTGGGAGCAGCTCACCCGCATCCCCTACGGCGAGACCCGCACCTACGGCCAGCTCGCCGACGCCCTCGGCAATCCCCAGGCCTCCCGCGCGGTCGGCCTCGCCAACGGCCGCAACCCGGTCGGCATCATCGTCCCCTGCCATCGTGTGATCGGTTCCGACGGCAGCCTCACCGGCTACGGCGGCGGCGTGGACCGCAAGCGCCGGTTGCTGGACTTCGAACGCGGGGCGGCGCTGTTCTCGTAG
- a CDS encoding AlkA N-terminal domain-containing protein: MQTATHLDREHCVRAVQSKDARFDGWFFTAVLTTRIYCRPSCPVVPPKPENMTFYPSAAACQQAGFRACKRCRPDTSPGSPEWNQRADLVARAMRLIADGVVDREGVPGLADRLGYSARQVERQLLAELGAGPLALARAQRAQTARLLIETTPLPMAEIAFAAGFSSIRTFNDTVREVFALTPSELRARAPQSGAGTPGGLSLRLPFRAPLNPSNLFGHLAATAVPGVEEWREGAYRRTLRLPYGHGIVALTPRPDHIACRLALSDLRDLTVAISRCRRMLDLDADPVAVDDRLRTDPLLAPLVDRAPGRRVPRTVDEAEFAVRAVLGQQVSTAAARTHAARLVTAHGKPLEDPEGGLTHLFPSPEALAAVDPETLAMPRTRRTTLTTLVRQLADGTLHLGVESDWAEARARLLSLPGFGPWTVDVIAMRALGDPDVFLPTDLGIRRAAGELGLPSTPAALTARAEAWRPWRAYAVQYLWATDGHPINFLPV, translated from the coding sequence ATGCAGACAGCGACGCACCTCGACCGGGAGCACTGCGTACGCGCCGTGCAGTCCAAGGATGCCCGGTTCGACGGGTGGTTCTTCACGGCCGTGCTGACCACCCGGATCTACTGCCGCCCCAGCTGCCCCGTCGTCCCGCCCAAGCCGGAGAACATGACGTTCTACCCGAGCGCGGCCGCCTGCCAGCAGGCCGGGTTCCGGGCCTGCAAGCGCTGCCGCCCGGACACCAGCCCCGGCTCCCCGGAGTGGAACCAGCGCGCCGACCTGGTGGCCCGCGCCATGCGCCTGATCGCCGACGGCGTCGTGGACCGCGAGGGCGTGCCCGGACTCGCCGACCGGCTCGGCTACAGCGCCCGGCAGGTGGAGCGGCAGCTGCTCGCCGAGCTGGGCGCCGGGCCGCTCGCGCTCGCCCGTGCCCAGCGCGCCCAGACCGCGCGGCTGCTCATCGAGACCACCCCGCTGCCCATGGCGGAGATCGCCTTCGCGGCCGGTTTCTCCTCCATCCGCACCTTCAACGACACCGTCCGCGAGGTCTTCGCCCTGACCCCGAGCGAGCTGCGTGCCCGCGCCCCGCAGTCCGGGGCCGGTACCCCGGGCGGGCTCAGCCTGCGGCTGCCGTTCCGCGCCCCGCTCAACCCGTCCAACCTCTTCGGCCACCTCGCCGCCACGGCCGTACCCGGCGTCGAGGAGTGGCGCGAGGGCGCCTACCGGCGCACGCTGCGGCTGCCGTACGGGCACGGCATCGTGGCCCTCACGCCCCGCCCCGACCACATCGCCTGCCGTCTCGCCCTCAGTGATCTGCGCGACCTGACCGTGGCGATCAGCCGCTGCCGCCGCATGCTCGACCTCGACGCCGACCCCGTCGCCGTCGACGACCGGCTGCGCACGGACCCGTTGCTCGCCCCGCTGGTCGACCGGGCCCCGGGGCGCCGGGTGCCGCGCACGGTCGACGAGGCCGAGTTCGCCGTCCGCGCCGTACTCGGGCAGCAGGTCTCCACGGCCGCCGCCCGCACCCACGCCGCCCGTCTGGTCACCGCGCACGGCAAGCCCCTGGAGGACCCCGAGGGCGGCCTCACCCACCTCTTCCCGTCCCCCGAGGCGCTGGCCGCCGTCGACCCCGAGACCCTGGCGATGCCCCGCACCCGGCGCACCACCTTGACCACCCTCGTCCGCCAACTTGCCGACGGAACCCTTCACTTGGGCGTCGAATCCGACTGGGCGGAGGCCCGCGCCCGGCTGCTCTCCCTGCCCGGATTCGGTCCCTGGACGGTCGACGTCATCGCCATGCGCGCCCTCGGCGACCCCGACGTCTTCCTCCCCACCGACCTCGGCATCCGGCGCGCGGCGGGCGAGCTGGGCCTGCCCTCCACCCCGGCCGCGCTCACCGCCCGGGCCGAGGCCTGGCGGCCCTGGCGGGCGTACGCCGTGCAGTACCTGTGGGCGACCGACGGCCACCCCATCAACTTCCTGCCCGTATAA
- a CDS encoding serine/threonine-protein kinase, which translates to MTQDTHTDDGWAVPGYAAVRTLGEGAGGRVVLARHTATGVPVAIKYLSERLRADREFLARFRAEARLLGELRHPCVVRLYEYVEAHAGAAIVMEAVDGVSLRPLLRRHGATGPEAALVLLKGSLLGLGAAHAAGVVHRDYKPENVLVRADGTSALADFGIAVRSGRETEAAGTPAYMAPEQWNGEPAGPAADVYAASVVFFECLTGRRPFPGDDVTALRLQHLRAQAPLDDVPAPVRALLRAGLAKDPADRPGVEAFLADLERSATEGYGAGWEERGRRRLAELAALLALLFPFTTTATLEGSASALTLLGRLKRGGWKVATGGVAALAVVAGGATYATGRPHETSTTVAISTPSPVNSSASTGTSPSASPSTATSTSTSASASPSSAPPTADASPSVTPSDSPSSSPTPSTETTAPAEPPATASPSAATAGTVTLTIGSWQRAQKPGTLVAAVTVETTGTGPLTVTANYYVDTPADPYGSRSRPLSGSTRYDLTFEADFSNHPCRGTWYVTLSSDPAAANGPQTASLDAPPC; encoded by the coding sequence ATGACGCAGGACACGCACACCGACGACGGCTGGGCCGTACCCGGCTACGCGGCCGTCCGCACGCTCGGCGAGGGAGCCGGCGGCCGGGTCGTCCTCGCCCGGCACACCGCGACCGGCGTGCCCGTAGCCATCAAGTACCTGAGCGAACGCCTGCGCGCGGATCGGGAGTTCCTGGCCCGCTTCCGTGCCGAGGCCCGGCTGCTCGGTGAACTGCGGCACCCGTGCGTGGTGCGGCTGTACGAGTACGTAGAGGCACACGCCGGTGCCGCGATCGTGATGGAGGCGGTGGACGGCGTCAGCCTGCGCCCGCTGCTGCGCCGGCACGGGGCGACCGGCCCCGAGGCCGCGCTCGTCCTGCTCAAGGGCTCCCTGCTCGGGCTGGGCGCGGCCCATGCGGCCGGGGTGGTGCACCGCGACTACAAGCCGGAGAACGTCCTCGTCCGCGCCGACGGCACCAGCGCGCTCGCCGACTTCGGCATCGCGGTGCGCAGCGGCCGGGAGACCGAGGCCGCGGGCACGCCCGCGTACATGGCGCCCGAGCAGTGGAACGGCGAGCCCGCCGGTCCGGCCGCCGACGTGTATGCGGCGTCCGTGGTGTTCTTCGAGTGCCTGACCGGCCGGCGGCCGTTCCCCGGCGACGACGTGACCGCGCTGCGCCTGCAGCACCTGCGGGCACAGGCTCCGCTGGACGACGTACCCGCGCCGGTACGCGCACTGCTGCGCGCGGGCCTGGCGAAGGACCCGGCGGACCGGCCCGGCGTCGAGGCGTTCCTCGCCGACCTGGAACGCTCCGCCACCGAAGGCTACGGCGCCGGCTGGGAGGAGCGCGGGCGCCGCAGACTGGCCGAACTCGCCGCGCTGCTGGCCCTGCTGTTCCCGTTCACCACGACCGCGACCCTGGAGGGCTCGGCCAGTGCGCTGACCCTGCTGGGCCGGCTGAAACGCGGGGGATGGAAGGTGGCGACCGGCGGGGTGGCCGCGCTGGCGGTCGTCGCGGGCGGGGCGACGTATGCGACGGGCCGGCCGCACGAGACATCGACGACGGTGGCGATTTCGACCCCCTCACCTGTCAACTCGTCTGCCTCCACCGGTACTTCCCCGTCGGCTTCGCCCTCCACCGCCACCTCCACCTCCACCTCGGCCTCCGCCTCACCGAGCAGCGCCCCGCCGACGGCCGACGCCTCGCCCTCCGTCACGCCCTCGGACAGCCCGTCGTCCTCACCGACCCCGTCCACGGAGACGACCGCACCGGCCGAGCCGCCGGCCACCGCCTCCCCGAGCGCGGCCACCGCCGGTACGGTCACCCTCACCATCGGCTCCTGGCAGCGCGCGCAGAAACCGGGCACGCTCGTCGCGGCGGTCACGGTCGAGACGACGGGCACCGGACCGCTGACCGTCACCGCGAACTACTACGTCGACACACCCGCCGACCCCTACGGCTCCCGTAGCCGGCCCCTGTCCGGGAGCACCCGGTACGACCTGACCTTCGAGGCCGACTTCTCCAACCACCCGTGCCGGGGCACGTGGTACGTCACGCTCAGCAGCGATCCGGCGGCGGCGAACGGCCCTCAGACGGCCTCCCTGGACGCACCGCCGTGCTGA
- a CDS encoding FHA domain-containing protein, translated as MLCHVCRVHVRRDFPYCLHCGTPRRGAAPTSYAAPRLRGLDDSTLLFTLTGPVTALGRAEDNDVVLSDTSVSRRHARIVRTTEGFRIEDLDSFNGTAVGGLDLHGGAAGLADGTELSVGDVRLVFEQPRDTRIGSRTMVVGTQLTQLPTAGQAGQEEAPEANGPLTARPRRRSGWALKQVPTERGAPRWVLSSTRTGRYLELDERQVFLWHAVDGENTVRDLLFAYAQRYGELALPRIESALAAFAGAGLLRGLPGRPEQERPNGWRRASRALYRALLRLEVSIPGLDRLVTRLYQTFGWRLFTRTGVLLAWLSVAGGLVAFFAAQGRHHLLDFAGAGVWGPVLLAGGYVTALLVHELTHALAVKSYGRKVRRGGFLLMMGMPFAFVDTSDMWFGTRWSRVVVALSGPLSTAALAGWCATGAALLPAGPASAVLYHLAFGLYLNTLYNFNPLMPLDGYQALTDALRVPRLREEASAYFRTGLWRDLRAGNRPGPRQAGMAAYGLAVVVGTYGFLALALLAWRSRIGDLLQGRLPAPWTTVIEAAVVALVAFPVWAAPVRWLLRRARRRRDAKDVPPGTGMAVPVEGTA; from the coding sequence ATGCTCTGCCATGTCTGCCGCGTCCACGTGCGGCGCGACTTCCCGTACTGCCTCCACTGCGGCACCCCGCGCCGGGGTGCCGCGCCGACGTCGTACGCCGCGCCCCGGCTGCGCGGTCTCGACGACTCCACGCTGCTCTTCACGCTGACCGGACCGGTCACCGCCCTGGGCCGGGCCGAGGACAACGACGTCGTCCTGTCCGACACCAGCGTCTCGCGCCGCCACGCCCGCATCGTCCGCACCACTGAGGGCTTCCGGATCGAGGACCTGGACTCCTTCAACGGCACCGCGGTCGGCGGTCTCGACCTGCACGGCGGCGCGGCCGGCCTCGCCGACGGCACCGAGCTGTCCGTCGGCGACGTACGCCTGGTGTTCGAGCAGCCCCGCGACACCCGGATCGGCTCGCGCACGATGGTCGTCGGCACCCAGCTGACCCAGCTGCCCACCGCCGGGCAGGCCGGGCAGGAGGAGGCCCCCGAGGCGAACGGCCCGCTCACCGCGCGCCCCCGCCGGCGGTCCGGCTGGGCCCTCAAACAGGTGCCCACCGAACGCGGTGCCCCCCGCTGGGTGCTCAGCAGCACCCGCACCGGCCGCTATCTGGAACTGGACGAGCGCCAGGTCTTCCTCTGGCACGCCGTCGACGGCGAGAACACCGTACGGGATCTGCTGTTCGCCTACGCCCAGCGCTACGGCGAACTCGCCCTGCCCCGCATCGAGTCCGCGCTCGCCGCGTTCGCCGGCGCCGGGCTGCTGCGCGGCCTGCCCGGCCGACCGGAGCAGGAGCGGCCGAACGGCTGGCGCCGGGCGTCGCGTGCGCTGTACCGGGCGCTGCTGAGACTGGAGGTGTCGATCCCCGGCCTCGACCGGCTGGTGACCCGGCTCTACCAGACCTTCGGCTGGCGGCTGTTCACCAGGACCGGCGTGCTGCTCGCCTGGCTGTCGGTGGCCGGCGGCCTCGTCGCGTTCTTCGCCGCCCAGGGCCGCCACCACCTGTTGGACTTCGCCGGTGCGGGCGTGTGGGGCCCGGTCCTGCTGGCCGGCGGATACGTCACGGCCCTGCTCGTCCACGAGCTGACGCACGCACTGGCCGTGAAGTCGTACGGCCGCAAGGTCAGGCGCGGCGGGTTCCTGCTGATGATGGGCATGCCGTTCGCGTTCGTGGACACCAGCGACATGTGGTTCGGCACCCGCTGGTCACGGGTCGTGGTGGCCCTGTCCGGACCACTGTCCACGGCGGCCCTGGCCGGCTGGTGCGCCACGGGCGCGGCCCTGCTGCCCGCCGGCCCCGCCTCGGCCGTCCTCTACCACCTGGCCTTCGGCCTGTACCTGAACACCCTCTACAACTTCAACCCGCTGATGCCGCTGGACGGTTACCAGGCGCTGACCGACGCGCTCAGGGTGCCCCGGCTGCGCGAGGAGGCGAGCGCCTACTTCCGCACCGGCCTGTGGCGCGACCTGCGCGCCGGCAACCGGCCGGGCCCCCGCCAGGCGGGCATGGCCGCCTACGGCCTCGCGGTCGTCGTGGGCACCTACGGCTTCCTCGCCCTCGCCCTGCTGGCCTGGCGCTCCCGGATCGGCGACCTGCTGCAAGGCCGGCTGCCCGCGCCATGGACCACGGTGATCGAGGCGGCCGTGGTCGCCCTGGTCGCCTTCCCGGTGTGGGCCGCGCCCGTGCGCTGGCTGCTGCGCCGGGCACGGCGCCGGCGCGACGCGAAGGACGTGCCGCCGGGCACCGGGATGGCCGTACCCGTGGAGGGAACGGCATGA
- a CDS encoding methylenetetrahydrofolate reductase, translated as MNPAVTVTPAVGAALLDDFSLEMTGKDVPRLEEAQGSIPRGTRINITFLAGEDLGTRLAAARAVKRLGFVPVPHISARRLPSRAALEEFLSGLAADGTAENVFVVGGDPARPEGPYEDALAVLRTGLLQHYGVRHIGISGYPEGHPAIADRALWSALTDKAGVIGAHRFGGDVITQFGFDVDPVLTWLEAARARGVHLPVRIGVPGPAGIRRLLGYATRFGVATSASVARKYGFSLTNLMGTTGPDRFLHTLARRYDPERHGAVKVHFYTFGGLGATSEWVADFRRGDRQG; from the coding sequence ATGAACCCCGCTGTCACCGTCACCCCGGCGGTCGGTGCCGCTCTGCTGGACGACTTCTCGCTGGAGATGACCGGCAAGGACGTGCCCCGGCTGGAAGAGGCGCAGGGCAGCATCCCGCGGGGCACCCGGATCAACATCACCTTCCTGGCCGGCGAGGACCTCGGCACGCGGCTGGCCGCCGCCCGCGCGGTCAAGCGGCTCGGTTTCGTCCCGGTACCGCACATCTCCGCACGCCGGCTGCCCTCCCGCGCCGCCCTGGAGGAGTTCCTGTCCGGGCTGGCCGCGGACGGCACCGCCGAGAACGTCTTCGTCGTCGGCGGCGACCCCGCCCGGCCCGAGGGTCCCTACGAGGACGCCCTCGCCGTCCTGCGCACCGGACTGCTCCAGCACTACGGCGTCCGCCACATCGGCATCAGCGGCTACCCGGAGGGCCACCCCGCGATAGCCGACCGCGCGCTGTGGTCGGCGCTCACCGATAAGGCGGGCGTCATCGGCGCGCACCGGTTCGGCGGCGACGTCATCACCCAGTTCGGCTTCGACGTCGACCCCGTCCTCACCTGGCTGGAGGCCGCCCGCGCCCGGGGCGTGCACCTGCCCGTGCGCATCGGCGTGCCCGGACCGGCGGGCATCCGCCGGCTGCTCGGCTACGCCACCCGCTTCGGCGTCGCGACCAGCGCCTCCGTCGCCCGCAAGTACGGCTTCTCGCTGACCAACCTCATGGGTACGACCGGCCCGGACCGCTTCCTGCACACCCTCGCCCGCCGCTACGACCCCGAGCGGCACGGTGCGGTGAAGGTGCACTTCTACACCTTCGGCGGCCTCGGGGCCACCTCGGAGTGGGTCGCGGACTTCCGGCGGGGAGACCGGCAGGGCTGA